ccCCTTATTTAAGTAACGTGTATACGATAGTCGATGCCACCGACTATAGCCTTCTTTCTTCCTTTGAATTCTTTACTTCTGTATTCCTTTTTGACATCCGATCTACATGTTTTTTATAATGTATTTCGAAATTCtgataaattaaaaaagtatACTCCTTAGAGTATGAAAATAGTTGTCCATTttcttaataataaaaaaactaGCCTCGCCGACTCCAGCGCCCGCGTATCGCATAAAAGTCAAAGATTACAAGACTAAACGCCTCAAAATTACTACCCTACTACTAcctattttaagaaaaaaccATTTGTATCCAAGGATCAGATTATActttaaacattttgttttatCTCATATTCAATACCTATCGGCACACCAAAAATGGTTTAATCGGACCTTAAGTATATGATAGTCGAGACACTCGACTATATCTTTCCTTTTTGTTAAATTGAATTACAAAATATAGGTAATATAAATTTACATGGGTTTTATCTTGGTTCCAATACTTAAGTCATACGGAGCATCTAGCATTGGTACAATTTCAGACTCGAGTGTTCCAGTATCTGCCGATAATGCGCAAAGTCGCGCCTTGAACATATTGGTTATAGAACGTTCCTGCGTGGTTGTCACAGCAATTTTAATTGAAGGTGTGGTCGTAGAAATTTGAGGCGCcaaattttctgttttttttgcTGATTTTGGGGAAGTAAGTAGCTGGTAAGAGAATTCCTGATCGCCACTCCCCTTTATAGTTTTAGGTGTAGAAGAACCTGAAGTCAGAGTTTCAATACGCCTTGCAAATCGTGGTTTTCTCCGATTGTGACCTAATCCAAAGATTCCAGATACTATTCCAGTCGAGCAGCCACTGTTACTACTTGTCGAAGGTGTAGAAGGTGCAGTAGGAAATTCGGAAAAGAATGAAGGGTCCGTAATGACTGACACAGCTGAGCCTTCCCGATTGTTACTTAACATAATAGGCGATTGTGTTGCGACACTACAATTTTCTACAGCGTCAGTAAAGTTAGAAACAGATGTGGAAGTATCCGGCACGCGTAGCGTGTTTGCATTAGATGATGAAGACAATGAAGCATATTCTAAAATAATCTCAGCTGCAGTGGTACACTGTTCAACCTCCTCTTTATGCCGAAATCTCCGCTTATTAGTATGCCAAATGCAAGTGGGTATTAAAGTTGTTTCTTCGAAATCGCTCTTGACGCCATCACTGTAGACATCAGGTGTGGTGCTAGGCACACTAGATTGGTGCATATTAACAGCTGAAGCTAGTTGTAGTATTATATCCTCTATTTCGTTCAGTGTTTTAGGTTTTGTCGACCGGCTTTCAACTTCGAGGTTTTCAGGGTCAATACCAGTGGTTTTCTTAATTGAAAGCTCTCTTTCTTCAGATAATGCTATCGCAGCCAAAGCCATAATGGTGTGTGTTGGGGTAGGACTACATTCAACACCTTCTTCTGAAGTGAGTCCTAAGCGTTGTAAACTTCTACGGTAGTAGAGCTCAGCGCTGCTCCACTGATTATAAAGCCGTTTTACTTGTTCAAGTACTCTTTCAATTGACTTGCAATTCCCATCTAGTTGTCGCCCCACAGTTGCCTCAAGTGCTGAATCCGAACCATTATTTACATCGACGTGACATTGACGCACACTCAGGCTTTTCTTAAATTTTGCCGAAAGTACAGAAAGTTTTTCGAGTCTATTTTTAACGTCGATTAGTACGCTTTTGTTTTCCCGGATAAATTCACACGTATGTTGTAGGTCGTACTCATCTGTGCACTTCGATTCCTTACTTTGGATAAAATGATGTGCTTTATTTAAAACAGAATTACAATTTTCCAATTCCTGCATGTTTTTTTGCGCAGTCCTCTGATTTTTATGAACTTTAGTAAATTCAAATAATGGTTGATCCTCACATCTTGAGCAATTTTCCAAATCATTAGTTAACTcaatattgttattattatctTGCGAGGATGGTGTTCGTGCCAGCTCATCTTGTCCAATCATGGGCTTCTTTAATCCTGCGAGATGAACCATATTTGGAGTCCTATCGGTAAATTTCTCCGACGAGAAATCTTGTTCTGCTAGGTGAGGCTGAAAAAGCCGTGCATAAAAAAGTTGCGTGGCCAAAAGCTGCTGCTGCGAGCATTTTTGTTGATTTAGCATACTATTAGTGTATATACATGAAAATAGTTCATTTTGATTGCTATACACCTCTTCTTGACAGCTTTCTGTTTCTGGTGCTGTTTGCCAATGCTGAGAAATAGCTTTCGGCTGGCGTAAGAGCAGTTCGGACAACGACGCTGCTATTCCTGCCGAACTTCTTGATGGGACAACAAAGATTTTTTCCAAATCATTGCTAGTACTATGGTCATTGCTAGTAGTGTTGTCAGATTTCGTGTATTGGTCATAGGAGTTATCAAAATTGTCCTGgtctatttttaaattatcaaaaaaaaatttatgttgCTTTATTCGTTGTTCTTCATGGCgtctattttttttaatgtttattaATTCTTTTGAATCCGAAGTCCTTCCACCATTAGATGATCCACAGTTGGGCATTCTAGGTATTTCAATAGACCTACTGCTAAGATCCGTTGAATTTCGACCATTAGCTAGACggttttcaattttttatgtGTATGCTCTTTACTAGTCGGAAAAATTGGAGCTTCAAACTCTAGTTTGAAATAGTTGGGATTTAATTTGTCTTTGATCTTAGTATTTCCATTTACTTCCATAAGCTCTTTTAACTGTTGGATATTTTTTACCCTTCGAcattatattaaattaattttatcagatctttattttttatataatttgtttGCATTAATAAACAATGTCtatgttttaaaattcaaagagTCAATTACTTCACTTATGCACCAAATTAATTGTGTTTAAGTCCGTAAAGATGTTTTTGCTTTGTTGGGTTTCATTGGTAAGCGACCTTTGGAACTAGTAGGTATTAATATTTGTATGTCTTTAAATCatgaaagtaaatttaatttagtttaCTTCTCAAATGTCGAAGAACGAGGTGTCAGTAAAAGTTACTCATCGCCCGCCTGTTGCAATGCAGTTCATGCAAGTTACAAAGTAGTTTACTTTAGTTAAGAATTTCTAATtctgtttacatttttattagttttctTCATAAGTCGTTTATGGTTCTACATTTGTATGTATGATATTTTATCGAAAAAGGTTTTTCTTTTGGATTACAGTTAATTTAAAACTTGTTTGCATTCAATTTATCATATTTAAATAAGTTCTTTTGTACCATATTTTTAGTAAATGATAAACATTTGTTTTAACGTTGAACGGGAAAAGATAACTGGCACACAGTTTGCGTTTCAaagttgttttattttattgctcAATGGTTACATTCAGTCCATTTTCTTTGTCTTAAACATACAATTTTTTACACGGTTAATTATTATTTCCAAcaagaatatttttttaattaagaaTGTTGATTTACTATTCCCGAATATtaatgatttattttaaagcatcctttttattaaattgtttgCTTATATAAATTTTCGCAAAATTGTATATACTGCCACAACAATTTTCCGAATTACTCTCTTTCGgccattaaaaataaaacttaacGATGAAGGTGCACGAAGTCTATCCGAACAAAAGAGACCAAGGCAAGCCAGCGACACGAATCAAAATGACTGCGTAAGAGCCATTGCGCACACACTTATTTTATAGCGAACTCTCATCCATAATGTTATTTTTAACCCGttttcaaataatttaaaaattactttaaatgTAAGACAATTTCGCATTAGAGTTGACatcaaattacaaaattagAAGGTTACAttaagataaaaaaaatagttgtTTTTTTCACGTAGACAATTATTGGTGTAGATTTCGAAGTGTTGTTTACATGTAAATTTGCAGGATTATATACATTGTACGAATATTTTACGTGCAAAGCTAGTTTGGTCTCATAGGTTTTGAAACCAGATAGCTGAAAGTTTCAGGGACGGTAGATATTAGTAACATGAGCTTTGGAATTAATTGTGTTACTTCGCGCTTGTTTCGGAAAACTGTAATGCAATTACAGTCATGAAAAAAACTTATGTACATTTCTTTAATAAAGCTCGaatttaaaagatttaaaatttctagCTTCAGCACATCATTACTTTTATGCTGTATTGCTTCGACAAACAATACTGATTCTTAACTAACCAATTTAACTTATCACTCTGCTGAAGAAATTATTAGCTCTCTAGCTATAAATATATGGTCGCCacttaaagcccataacttgaattgatctttaaattttattttaaacttttttaaatatgtagataggtattgattttaaaattgaatttttgaaCGATTTTGTGTGCAAAAGCAAAAATTAATTTGTACAACCCTTTAAAAAAACAATCAACAAAATTTGTTATAGttctaaattaaattttacgTACTACTACTTATGCTACTAAATAGCAATTCAACAAAATGCGTCGAGCGACCAATCGACTTAATTTGCCTTCAAAACAAGCTCGCCAAAAATTGTAGGGTAAGATATtatctaaaattaaaaaaaaatatatttcttaaatgAAGAATGtagaaatattttctaaaaaataaaaacatgttCATTCGTGATATATTATTGTGTATGCGTATATATTTTGATTGTACATATAGGCCGTTCTTTCACAAACCGAACACCTTTTTTCAGTtgacatttttaatttgcctaaaacttttttatataGTATAATAGTATATATTCGGTAAACAAGTAAACAAGTGTACCAGGATTTGGCCGAAAAAAgattattttgtaaaattattAGATTagtttgtaaaaaaaaaaaaagctggTTTTCAAAAAGTACCCTCTGTTTGCAAGTCTATATAACCATCTGTAGTTATCACTTTAGTTatctacttttttatttaatttttttaaacacacaaaatttttaattttttaaaaataaaaaccaatttttATCCTTTCACTGCTTAATaccaaaaacccaaaaattAGCGATAGCTCAGCACTATTCATTACAAGAAAAATCGACTTGTGTTAAAATAATTacataataaatatattaagaaaaaacctataaaaacaaataaaataaacttaaattaaaaatttagaattagcaaaataaatacttatttgatcttaattaaatatatttcattttttatttagaaaCTATCAACAGATTGTTAAATACCTCAGAAATACAAACGCCATAAGGTTTTAATGAGAGCGAGCGAGATGGCTGCTG
This genomic stretch from Drosophila suzukii chromosome 4, CBGP_Dsuzu_IsoJpt1.0, whole genome shotgun sequence harbors:
- the pan gene encoding protein pangolin isoform X7 codes for the protein MPNCGSSNGGRTSDSKELINIKKNRRHEEQRIKQHKFFFDNLKIDQDNFDNSYDQYTKSDNTTSNDHSTSNDLEKIFVVPSRSSAGIAASLSELLLRQPKAISQHWQTAPETESCQEEVYSNQNELFSCIYTNSMLNQQKCSQQQLLATQLFYARLFQPHLAEQDFSSEKFTDRTPNMVHLAGLKKPMIGQDELARTPSSQDNNNNIELTNDLENCSRCEDQPLFEFTKVHKNQRTAQKNMQELENCNSVLNKAHHFIQSKESKCTDEYDLQHTCEFIRENKSVLIDVKNRLEKLSVLSAKFKKSLSVRQCHVDVNNGSDSALEATVGRQLDGNCKSIERVLEQVKRLYNQWSSAELYYRRSLQRLGLTSEEGVECSPTPTHTIMALAAIALSEERELSIKKTTGIDPENLEVESRSTKPKTLNEIEDIILQLASAVNMHQSSVPSTTPDVYSDGVKSDFEETTLIPTCIWHTNKRRFRHKEEVEQCTTAAEIILEYASLSSSSNANTLRVPDTSTSVSNFTDAVENCSVATQSPIMLSNNREGSAVSVITDPSFFSEFPTAPSTPSTSSNSGCSTGIVSGIFGLGHNRRKPRFARRIETLTSGSSTPKTIKGSGDQEFSYQLLTSPKSAKKTENLAPQISTTTPSIKIAVTTTQERSITNMFKARLCALSADTGTLESEIVPMLDAPYDLSIGTKIKPMNLDTKNSSNTQSNDAKETSNDKKKPHIKKPLNAFMLYMKEMRAKVVAECTLKESAAINQILGRRWHELSREEQSKYYEKARQERQLHMELYPGWSARDNYGYVSKKKKRKKDRSTTDSGGNNMKKCRARFGLDQQNQWCKPCSFCRVVK
- the pan gene encoding protein pangolin isoform X6; this translates as MPNCGSSNGGRTSDSKELINIKKNRRHEEQRIKQHKFFFDNLKIDQDNFDNSYDQYTKSDNTTSNDHSTSNDLEKIFVVPSRSSAGIAASLSELLLRQPKAISQHWQTAPETESCQEEVYSNQNELFSCIYTNSMLNQQKCSQQQLLATQLFYARLFQPHLAEQDFSSEKFTDRTPNMVHLAGLKKPMIGQDELARTPSSQDNNNNIELTNDLENCSRCEDQPLFEFTKVHKNQRTAQKNMQELENCNSVLNKAHHFIQSKESKCTDEYDLQHTCEFIRENKSVLIDVKNRLEKLSVLSAKFKKSLSVRQCHVDVNNGSDSALEATVGRQLDGNCKSIERVLEQVKRLYNQWSSAELYYRRSLQRLGLTSEEGVECSPTPTHTIMALAAIALSEERELSIKKTTGIDPENLEVESRSTKPKTLNEIEDIILQLASAVNMHQSSVPSTTPDVYSDGVKSDFEETTLIPTCIWHTNKRRFRHKEEVEQCTTAAEIILEYASLSSSSNANTLRVPDTSTSVSNFTDAVENCSVATQSPIMLSNNREGSAVSVITDPSFFSEFPTAPSTPSTSSNSGCSTGIVSGIFGLGHNRRKPRFARRIETLTSGSSTPKTIKGSGDQEFSYQLLTSPKSAKKTENLAPQISTTTPSIKIAVTTTQERSITNMFKARLCALSADTGTLESEIVPMLDAPYDLSIGTKIKPMNLDTKNSSNTQSNDAKETSNDKKKPHIKKPLNAFMLYMKEMRAKVVAECTLKESAAINQILGRRWHELSREEQSKYYEKARQERQLHMELYPGWSARDNYGYVSKKKKRKKDRSTTDSGGNNMKKCRARFGLDQQNQWCKPCSPNLGVISSVSNNGSSVGISSSAAVNSIGVGMLAPI
- the pan gene encoding protein pangolin isoform X11 codes for the protein MPNCGSSNGGRTSDSKELINIKKNRRHEEQRIKQHKFFFDNLKIDQDNFDNSYDQYTKSDNTTSNDHSTSNDLEKIFVVPSRSSAGIAASLSELLLRQPKAISQHWQTAPETESCQEEVYSNQNELFSCIYTNSMLNQQKCSQQQLLATQLFYARLFQPHLAEQDFSSEKFTDRTPNMVHLAGLKKPMIGQDELARTPSSQDNNNNIELTNDLENCSRCEDQPLFEFTKVHKNQRTAQKNMQELENCNSVLNKAHHFIQSKESKCTDEYDLQHTCEFIRENKSVLIDVKNRLEKLSVLSAKFKKSLSVRQCHVDVNNGSDSALEATVGRQLDGNCKSIERVLEQVKRLYNQWSSAELYYRRSLQRLGLTSEEGVECSPTPTHTIMALAAIALSEERELSIKKTTGIDPENLEVESRSTKPKTLNEIEDIILQLASAVNMHQSSVPSTTPDVYSDGVKSDFEETTLIPTCIWHTNKRRFRHKEEVEQCTTAAEIILEYASLSSSSNANTLRVPDTSTSVSNFTDAVENCSVATQSPIMLSNNREGSAVSVITDPSFFSEFPTAPSTPSTSSNSGCSTGIVSGIFGLGHNRRKPRFARRIETLTSGSSTPKTIKGSGDQEFSYQLLTSPKSAKKTENLAPQISTTTPSIKIAVTTTQERSITNMFKARLCALSADTGTLESEIVPMLDAPYDLSIGTKIKPMNLDTKNSSNTQSNDAKETSNDKKKPHIKKPLNAFMLYMKEMRAKVVAECTLKESAAINQILGRRLWDLKNVAFVKRAKAKANFVKWTHGI